In one window of Eleutherodactylus coqui strain aEleCoq1 chromosome 10, aEleCoq1.hap1, whole genome shotgun sequence DNA:
- the PAK4 gene encoding serine/threonine-protein kinase PAK 4 isoform X1 → MVSGAQSHAKGQLAAMFSKKKKRIEISAPSNFEHRVHTGFDEQEQKFTGLPRQWQSLIEESAKRPKPLVDPGCITTIRHGPQKTIVRGNKMARDGSLTWLLDEFENMSVCRSNSLRRDSPPCPPKEQRVPLENGVTDGRVRKVREDGVRGPERSRTEHARDRPREEQRAAPQQPRGQEPNSKHRLPPPDYPRASENRSTRSHERVDGRRDHPVMDGDYSEPADRVVRREKEDRRPKSSYTGGPGSPQSPRDKRPLSGPNIRTPGHPAADGAGKPTQQAGRPFNTYPRADTDPGRGAPPQIPDSRSANPLDPKNASAKSSSRPPPPPLHPKPKLPEKPSPASLPQHSSDPQLSRPPQTQQPPQPRSPQTEPQRVSHEQFRAALQMVVDPGDPRSYLDNFIKIGEGSTGIVCIATVKSSGKLVAVKKMDLRKQQRRELLFNEVVIMRDYQHENVVEMYNSYLVGDELWVVMEFLEGGALTDIVTHTRMNEEQIAAVCVSVLRALSVLHAQGVIHRDIKSDSILLTHDGRVKLSDFGFCAQVNKDVPRRKSLVGTPYWMAPELISRLPYGPEVDIWSLGIMVIEMVDGEPPYFNEPPLKAMKMIRDNLPPKLKNVQKVSPLLKGFIDRLLVRDPSQRATATELLKHPFLTKAGLPSCIVPLMRQNRMR, encoded by the exons GTCAGCTAGCTGCCATGTTCAGTAAGAAAAAGAAACGCATTGAGATTTCGGCCCCATCTAACTTTGAACATCGGGTGCACACTGGCTTCGACGAGCAGGAGCAGAAGTTCACGGGGCTCCCACGACAATGGCAGAGCCTCATCGAAGAGTCTGCCAAGAGGCCCAAACCACTGGTGGACCCAGGATGTATAACGACCATCCGGCATGGGCCACAAAAG ACAATCGTCCGTGGAAACAAGATGGCGCGAGACGGGTCACTAACTTGGCTCCTGGATGAGTTTGAGAACATGTCCGTCTGTCGCTCTAACTCCTTGCGCAGAGACAGTCCTCCGTGTCCCCCAAAGGAGCAACGTGTCCCTTTGGAAAACGGTGTGACCGACGGCCGTGTCCGGAAAGTACGTGAAGATGGAGTTAGAGGCCCAGAGAGAAGCAGGACAGAGCATGCAAGGGACAGACCAAGAGAAGAGCAGCGAGCGGCCCCCCAACAGCCACGTGGACAGGAGCCAAACAGTAAACATCGGCTGCCACCTCCAGATTACCCCAGGGCATCAGAGAACAGATCCACGCGTTCTCACGAGAGGGTGGATGGAAGGAGAGACCATCCTGTGATGGACGGAGACTACAGCGAACCTGCTGACAGGGTAGTGAGGAGGGAGAAAGAAGACAGAAGGCCAAAATCGTCATACACTGGAGGACCGGGCAGCCCACAGTCACCCCGAGACAAAAGACCACTCTCTGGGCCCAATATCCGAACCCCAGGTCATCCTGCGGCAGACGGAGCAGGGAAACCAACGCAACAGGCAGGACGACCGTTCAATACTTACCCCCGTGCAGACACAGATCCCGGCAGGGGGGCACCTCCACAG ATACCGGATTCTCGTTCGGCCAACCCTCTCGACCCCAAAAATGCATCTGCCAAAAGCAGTTCTcggccgccaccaccaccactccATCCCAAACCTAAACTCCCAGAAAAGCCATCTCCAGCCAGcctcccccagcacagctccgACCCCCAGCTCTCTCGCCCACCACAGACGCAGCAACCTCCCCAGCCTCGCTCCCCACAAACGGAGCCTCAGCGGGTGTCACATGAGCAGTTTCGGGCAGCCCTGCAGATGGTGGTGGATCCAGGTGACCCCAGATCTTACCTAGACAATTTCATCAAAATCGGCGAGGGATCTACAGGGATCGTTTGCATCGCCACCGTCAAGAGTTCTGGGAAACTCGTCGCCGTCAAAAAGATGGATCTCCGCAAGCAGCAGAGGAGGGAGCTTCTGTTCAATGAG GTGGTGATCATGCGGGACTACCAGCACgagaatgtggtggagatgtacAACAGTTACCTGGTCGGAGATGAGTTGTGGGTTGTGATGGAATTTCTGGAAGGAGGAGCCTTGACGGACATTGTGACACACACCAG GATGAATGAGGAGCAGATTGCTGCGGTGTGTGTATCTGTACTGCGAGCGCTGTCAGTGCTTCACGCCCAGGGAGTCATTCACCGGGACATTAAGAGCGACTCTATCCTGCTGACCCACGATGGACGG GTGAAGCTGTCAGACTTTGGGTTCTGTGCCCAGGTAAACAAAGATGTTCCTCGTCGCAAGTCTCTAGTAGGCACTCCTTACTGGATGGCCCCAGAACTCATCTCGAGGTTACCCTACGGTCCGGAG GTGGATATCTGGTCCCTGGGTATCATGGTGATAGAGATGGTAGACGGAGAACCTCCCTATTTTAACGAGCCTCCATTAAAGGCTATGAAGATGATTAGGGACAATCTGCCACCAAAACTGAAAAATGTGCAAAAG GTATCTCCCTTACTGAAGGGATTCATTGACCGGCTTCTCGTGAGAGACCCAAGCCAACGAGCCACTGCTACCGAGCTGCTGAAACATCCCTTCCTGACCAAGGCTGGGCTTCCATCCTGCATCGTACCGCTGATGAGGCAGAACCGCATGAGATGA
- the PAK4 gene encoding serine/threonine-protein kinase PAK 4 isoform X2 — protein MFSKKKKRIEISAPSNFEHRVHTGFDEQEQKFTGLPRQWQSLIEESAKRPKPLVDPGCITTIRHGPQKTIVRGNKMARDGSLTWLLDEFENMSVCRSNSLRRDSPPCPPKEQRVPLENGVTDGRVRKVREDGVRGPERSRTEHARDRPREEQRAAPQQPRGQEPNSKHRLPPPDYPRASENRSTRSHERVDGRRDHPVMDGDYSEPADRVVRREKEDRRPKSSYTGGPGSPQSPRDKRPLSGPNIRTPGHPAADGAGKPTQQAGRPFNTYPRADTDPGRGAPPQIPDSRSANPLDPKNASAKSSSRPPPPPLHPKPKLPEKPSPASLPQHSSDPQLSRPPQTQQPPQPRSPQTEPQRVSHEQFRAALQMVVDPGDPRSYLDNFIKIGEGSTGIVCIATVKSSGKLVAVKKMDLRKQQRRELLFNEVVIMRDYQHENVVEMYNSYLVGDELWVVMEFLEGGALTDIVTHTRMNEEQIAAVCVSVLRALSVLHAQGVIHRDIKSDSILLTHDGRVKLSDFGFCAQVNKDVPRRKSLVGTPYWMAPELISRLPYGPEVDIWSLGIMVIEMVDGEPPYFNEPPLKAMKMIRDNLPPKLKNVQKVSPLLKGFIDRLLVRDPSQRATATELLKHPFLTKAGLPSCIVPLMRQNRMR, from the exons ATGTTCAGTAAGAAAAAGAAACGCATTGAGATTTCGGCCCCATCTAACTTTGAACATCGGGTGCACACTGGCTTCGACGAGCAGGAGCAGAAGTTCACGGGGCTCCCACGACAATGGCAGAGCCTCATCGAAGAGTCTGCCAAGAGGCCCAAACCACTGGTGGACCCAGGATGTATAACGACCATCCGGCATGGGCCACAAAAG ACAATCGTCCGTGGAAACAAGATGGCGCGAGACGGGTCACTAACTTGGCTCCTGGATGAGTTTGAGAACATGTCCGTCTGTCGCTCTAACTCCTTGCGCAGAGACAGTCCTCCGTGTCCCCCAAAGGAGCAACGTGTCCCTTTGGAAAACGGTGTGACCGACGGCCGTGTCCGGAAAGTACGTGAAGATGGAGTTAGAGGCCCAGAGAGAAGCAGGACAGAGCATGCAAGGGACAGACCAAGAGAAGAGCAGCGAGCGGCCCCCCAACAGCCACGTGGACAGGAGCCAAACAGTAAACATCGGCTGCCACCTCCAGATTACCCCAGGGCATCAGAGAACAGATCCACGCGTTCTCACGAGAGGGTGGATGGAAGGAGAGACCATCCTGTGATGGACGGAGACTACAGCGAACCTGCTGACAGGGTAGTGAGGAGGGAGAAAGAAGACAGAAGGCCAAAATCGTCATACACTGGAGGACCGGGCAGCCCACAGTCACCCCGAGACAAAAGACCACTCTCTGGGCCCAATATCCGAACCCCAGGTCATCCTGCGGCAGACGGAGCAGGGAAACCAACGCAACAGGCAGGACGACCGTTCAATACTTACCCCCGTGCAGACACAGATCCCGGCAGGGGGGCACCTCCACAG ATACCGGATTCTCGTTCGGCCAACCCTCTCGACCCCAAAAATGCATCTGCCAAAAGCAGTTCTcggccgccaccaccaccactccATCCCAAACCTAAACTCCCAGAAAAGCCATCTCCAGCCAGcctcccccagcacagctccgACCCCCAGCTCTCTCGCCCACCACAGACGCAGCAACCTCCCCAGCCTCGCTCCCCACAAACGGAGCCTCAGCGGGTGTCACATGAGCAGTTTCGGGCAGCCCTGCAGATGGTGGTGGATCCAGGTGACCCCAGATCTTACCTAGACAATTTCATCAAAATCGGCGAGGGATCTACAGGGATCGTTTGCATCGCCACCGTCAAGAGTTCTGGGAAACTCGTCGCCGTCAAAAAGATGGATCTCCGCAAGCAGCAGAGGAGGGAGCTTCTGTTCAATGAG GTGGTGATCATGCGGGACTACCAGCACgagaatgtggtggagatgtacAACAGTTACCTGGTCGGAGATGAGTTGTGGGTTGTGATGGAATTTCTGGAAGGAGGAGCCTTGACGGACATTGTGACACACACCAG GATGAATGAGGAGCAGATTGCTGCGGTGTGTGTATCTGTACTGCGAGCGCTGTCAGTGCTTCACGCCCAGGGAGTCATTCACCGGGACATTAAGAGCGACTCTATCCTGCTGACCCACGATGGACGG GTGAAGCTGTCAGACTTTGGGTTCTGTGCCCAGGTAAACAAAGATGTTCCTCGTCGCAAGTCTCTAGTAGGCACTCCTTACTGGATGGCCCCAGAACTCATCTCGAGGTTACCCTACGGTCCGGAG GTGGATATCTGGTCCCTGGGTATCATGGTGATAGAGATGGTAGACGGAGAACCTCCCTATTTTAACGAGCCTCCATTAAAGGCTATGAAGATGATTAGGGACAATCTGCCACCAAAACTGAAAAATGTGCAAAAG GTATCTCCCTTACTGAAGGGATTCATTGACCGGCTTCTCGTGAGAGACCCAAGCCAACGAGCCACTGCTACCGAGCTGCTGAAACATCCCTTCCTGACCAAGGCTGGGCTTCCATCCTGCATCGTACCGCTGATGAGGCAGAACCGCATGAGATGA